One Thermodesulfatator atlanticus DSM 21156 DNA window includes the following coding sequences:
- a CDS encoding BCAM0308 family protein, with protein MSRKGKKWITETQEFQTTDDPYLPKKYPSGEAICPRCHAVFRDKRWLIDEEFYQEFKDSDLVPKYLCPGCRKAVDRYPMGYLYLSGEFFNKHRDEILRVINNEYERARKNNPLQQIISMYEEDGRTVIETTTENLAQRLGRAVYRAYKGDLTFKWSEGNKLVRVYWQR; from the coding sequence ATGAGCAGAAAAGGTAAAAAATGGATCACAGAGACCCAGGAATTTCAAACCACTGATGATCCCTATCTCCCTAAGAAATATCCTTCGGGAGAAGCCATATGTCCGCGCTGTCACGCCGTTTTTCGTGATAAACGCTGGCTAATTGACGAAGAATTTTACCAAGAGTTCAAAGACAGTGACCTTGTGCCAAAATATTTGTGCCCTGGTTGCCGCAAAGCCGTTGACCGTTATCCCATGGGGTATCTCTATCTTTCTGGTGAATTCTTTAATAAACATCGCGATGAGATCCTGAGGGTAATAAACAACGAATACGAAAGGGCCCGTAAAAATAACCCCTTGCAGCAAATTATCTCCATGTACGAAGAAGACGGAAGAACCGTTATTGAAACCACTACCGAAAATTTGGCCCAACGCTTAGGACGCGCTGTTTATCGCGCTTACAAAGGCGACCTAACCTTCAAGTGGTCAGAAGGCAACAAACTAGTGCGTGTTTACTGGCAACGTTAG
- a CDS encoding AICARFT/IMPCHase bienzyme formylation region: protein MSEDIKKMYRTIVGDHFPSEIKLIFGDQTLTYRKRTWKIEVEPGVIEERGLRYGENPDQEAALYELVGGNLVLGECEYIEPGWGLVSSLSEEDMLQFGKHPSKTNLTDVDNSLNVLRYLARKPACVIVKHNNPCGVAHGETIEEAFIRAFRADRIAAFGGAIALNRPVDKACAEAISKEYFEVVAAPEYEEGAVEILKKRKNLRIIRIKRIDRLEEYWGKKVVEFKSLMDGGIIVQQSQVNKVRGPEDLKPAVAKKPNGEEVRCKREPTQREIEDMIFGWAVEIGVTSNSVLFVKDLCTVAIGTGEQDRVGVTEIAIFKAYVKYADLLCYDRYGIPYKQLELEIRKGLRPEAQKIEIDEETKAKRAGLPGSVMVSDAFFPFRDAVDVAIKEGISAIIQPGGSIRDWESIEACNEADPPVAMVFTGQRVFKH from the coding sequence GTGAGCGAAGATATCAAAAAAATGTATCGTACCATTGTTGGGGATCATTTCCCTTCAGAAATCAAGCTTATTTTTGGAGACCAAACCCTTACTTATCGCAAACGCACCTGGAAAATCGAAGTGGAACCTGGAGTGATTGAAGAACGAGGCCTACGTTACGGAGAAAACCCCGACCAGGAAGCAGCCTTATACGAGCTTGTTGGCGGCAATTTAGTACTAGGAGAGTGTGAATACATCGAACCTGGCTGGGGGCTTGTTTCTTCCCTTTCCGAAGAAGACATGCTCCAGTTTGGGAAGCATCCCAGCAAAACCAATCTCACAGACGTTGACAATTCTTTAAACGTTTTGCGTTATCTTGCACGCAAACCTGCCTGTGTCATCGTAAAACACAACAACCCCTGCGGGGTAGCTCATGGCGAAACCATTGAAGAAGCTTTCATAAGGGCTTTCCGGGCTGACCGCATCGCTGCTTTTGGCGGGGCCATTGCCCTTAATCGCCCGGTGGACAAGGCCTGTGCTGAAGCCATTAGTAAAGAATATTTCGAGGTAGTGGCAGCCCCTGAGTACGAGGAAGGTGCGGTAGAAATCCTTAAAAAACGCAAAAACTTACGCATTATTCGTATTAAACGCATTGATCGCCTTGAGGAATACTGGGGCAAAAAGGTGGTAGAATTCAAAAGCCTTATGGACGGAGGCATCATAGTTCAGCAGTCGCAGGTAAATAAAGTAAGAGGCCCTGAAGACTTAAAGCCCGCCGTGGCCAAAAAACCAAACGGGGAAGAAGTGCGTTGCAAAAGGGAGCCCACCCAACGCGAAATAGAAGACATGATTTTTGGCTGGGCCGTGGAAATAGGGGTTACGTCTAACTCGGTTCTTTTTGTAAAAGATCTCTGCACAGTGGCGATTGGCACAGGAGAGCAGGATCGCGTGGGAGTCACTGAGATAGCAATTTTTAAGGCCTACGTAAAATATGCAGATCTTTTGTGTTATGACCGCTACGGTATCCCTTACAAACAGCTTGAGCTTGAAATAAGAAAAGGGCTGCGTCCTGAAGCCCAAAAAATAGAAATCGACGAAGAAACCAAGGCCAAAAGAGCCGGGCTTCCGGGCTCTGTTATGGTCTCTGATGCCTTTTTCCCCTTCAGGGATGCCGTAGATGTAGCCATAAAAGAAGGGATTTCTGCCATTATTCAGCCAGGAGGATCAATAAGAGACTGGGAATCAATTGAGGCATGCAACGAAGCTGATCCCCCGGTGGCTATGGTGTTTACCGGACAACGTGTGTTCAAGCATTAA
- a CDS encoding alpha/beta hydrolase, producing MERQTNLTDLIPKTPLESPPQGAEDVVIPLQGGSLPARLFLGSEKSPILFFFVAENDALDHYHDFAANILAHDISLVLIGYRGAHGCSGEVSFENIFSDAKEAFFALREALAKRGRKGPVSLLGRSLGAGVALYLAAEIPHEITALILDSPIIDGKMWLAKRNLNTESDPFKILENLKKWRKPLLIFQAQLDEETTLPEAEKLLIFCPGRNKRLLIMPGFKREETIEKGGPLYAETIAELLNRLASRFGRRRKLH from the coding sequence ATGGAAAGACAGACCAATTTAACAGATTTAATTCCAAAAACCCCCTTGGAATCTCCCCCTCAGGGAGCAGAAGACGTGGTTATCCCCTTGCAAGGAGGTTCTTTACCTGCGCGTTTGTTTTTAGGCTCAGAAAAATCTCCGATTCTCTTTTTCTTTGTAGCGGAAAATGACGCGCTAGACCATTATCACGACTTTGCCGCGAATATCTTAGCTCACGATATCTCTTTGGTACTTATTGGCTACCGTGGGGCTCATGGATGTAGCGGAGAAGTCTCTTTTGAAAACATTTTTTCAGACGCCAAAGAGGCCTTTTTTGCACTTAGGGAGGCCCTTGCAAAGCGAGGACGAAAAGGCCCTGTTTCTCTTCTGGGAAGGTCTTTAGGAGCAGGGGTTGCCCTTTACCTTGCGGCTGAGATCCCTCATGAAATAACTGCCCTTATCCTTGATAGCCCTATCATTGATGGAAAAATGTGGCTTGCCAAGAGAAACTTAAATACTGAAAGCGACCCTTTCAAAATCCTTGAAAATTTAAAAAAATGGCGCAAACCTCTGCTTATTTTTCAGGCCCAACTAGATGAAGAAACCACCTTACCAGAGGCAGAAAAACTGCTTATCTTTTGTCCTGGGAGGAACAAAAGGCTTTTGATTATGCCGGGCTTTAAAAGGGAAGAAACCATTGAAAAAGGCGGCCCACTTTATGCAGAAACCATTGCAGAACTATTAAATCGCCTGGCAAGTCGTTTTGGACGCCGCCGCAAACTACATTAA